In Mytilus edulis chromosome 4, xbMytEdul2.2, whole genome shotgun sequence, the following proteins share a genomic window:
- the LOC139520438 gene encoding uncharacterized protein, which produces MTTWIQIENFQCPGKDCRTKTVGKTWLCANDRTPVFMSQTGYIRCNQIANIMTYNDASKYSHYDKICNWRWDCGNHGDHPFTKFMEADKESFILSMSMALQMVKTKGKAKWISALVLELGNQFGEEDSDDDLT; this is translated from the exons ATGACAACTTGGATTCAAATAGAAAATTTTCAATGTCCTGGCAAGGATTGCAGGAC AAAAACTGTTGGGAAAACTTGGCTTTGTGCCAATGATAGAACGCCTGTGTTTATGTCTCAAACAGGATATATACGATGTAATCAAATTGCGAATATCATGACCTATAATGATGCGTCTAAGTATTCTCACTATGACAAGATATGCAACTGGCGGTGGGACTGTGGTAACCATGGTGACCACCCATTTACTAAATTTATGGAAGCAGACAAAGAAAGCTTTATTTTATCAATGTCAATGGCATTGCAAATGGTCAAAACTAAAGGAAAGGCCAAATGGATATCTGCTTTAGTACTAGAGCTTGGGAATCAATTCGG GGAGGAAGATTCAGATGACGATCTAACATAA